One stretch of Eggerthella lenta DSM 2243 DNA includes these proteins:
- a CDS encoding FAD-binding protein gives MFTKGEEGPLSLHYGCRHGHQNFGDEWKMLPLPDKQWFVYDSEGKRYGAYMGKDVANNTLQNQTEKTEIDPAIDAVADGYALTADTIEELAALMEVPVDELVNTVNVWNASCENGVDEQFHRPSDQLAPVSTPPFYAIPCIPEILNTDGGPRRNEKAQILDVDGEPIPNLYSSGEFGSIWAAKYQGSGNITECMVFGRIAARELIAKK, from the coding sequence ATGTTCACGAAGGGCGAGGAAGGCCCGCTGTCGCTGCACTACGGCTGCCGCCACGGCCACCAGAACTTCGGCGACGAGTGGAAGATGCTCCCCCTGCCCGACAAGCAGTGGTTCGTGTACGATTCCGAGGGTAAGCGATACGGCGCCTATATGGGCAAGGACGTGGCCAACAACACGTTGCAGAACCAAACCGAGAAAACCGAGATCGACCCCGCCATCGACGCGGTGGCCGACGGCTACGCGCTCACGGCCGACACCATCGAGGAGCTGGCCGCGCTCATGGAGGTGCCCGTCGACGAGCTGGTGAACACCGTGAACGTGTGGAACGCCTCGTGCGAGAACGGCGTGGACGAGCAGTTCCACCGCCCCTCCGACCAGCTGGCCCCCGTCAGCACCCCGCCGTTCTACGCCATCCCCTGCATCCCCGAGATCCTCAACACCGACGGCGGCCCGCGCCGCAACGAGAAGGCGCAGATCCTCGACGTGGACGGCGAGCCCATCCCCAACCTGTACTCGTCAGGCGAGTTCGGATCCATCTGGGCCGCGAAGTACCAGGGCAGCGGCAACATCACCGAATGCATGGTGTTCGGTCGCATTGCCGCCCGCGAGCTCATCGCGAAGAAATAG
- a CDS encoding type II toxin-antitoxin system Y4mF family antitoxin has translation MTTYATAQELGRIVREERKRKGYTQSKLARFSGVGINFVSNLENGKETSELGKTLRVLQTLGMDLSADSRDA, from the coding sequence ATGACAACATACGCGACAGCGCAAGAGCTGGGGCGCATCGTTCGGGAGGAGCGGAAGCGCAAGGGATACACCCAATCGAAGCTCGCGCGCTTCTCCGGCGTCGGAATCAATTTCGTGTCGAACCTGGAAAATGGCAAGGAAACCTCCGAGCTGGGGAAGACCCTGCGCGTCCTCCAAACGCTCGGCATGGATCTGAGCGCCGATTCGAGGGATGCCTGA
- a CDS encoding HipA domain-containing protein encodes MDALSVFRMDGSEPRLLGRINLDPVTFSYDPGYLADPDARAVSCSLPLRNEAYSESTLAPYFDGLLPEGAARRAIAAQLGIEPDNYLLLLLRCGLETIGDVAITNGEAPNPRGSYRRLSGFDLRALFSAMEELAESNSEARLSLAGTQGKAGLAHMPGAPMDEGWLQPLDGAASTHILKTGSLPDIPLLEYLCMKAAAACGIAVAPVHLLDFGRPVLCVERYDRRQLRDRGEPVVSRLHQEDLSQAFGVPPEAKYRELEPSTAAAVGSFIRMRSSRPIEDLEAFARITCFNYLVGNCDNHLKNLSILYTSTWKSFRLAPAYDLVSTTRFERFSRSMGMRIGSASVIDDVSPSSILEFGSAIGVDRKDIARICAELASSVPSAIEIAGETAPAFEALPYAAWDMREDMGERMRVLEEVAG; translated from the coding sequence ATGGATGCGCTCTCGGTATTCAGAATGGACGGTTCCGAACCGCGCCTACTCGGACGCATCAACCTCGATCCCGTCACGTTCTCCTACGATCCCGGCTACCTCGCCGACCCCGACGCGCGAGCGGTCTCCTGCTCGCTCCCTCTGCGAAACGAGGCCTATAGCGAATCGACGCTCGCTCCCTACTTCGACGGCCTCTTGCCCGAAGGTGCGGCACGGCGGGCGATCGCGGCGCAGCTCGGCATCGAGCCCGACAACTACCTGCTGTTGTTGCTCCGATGCGGGCTGGAAACCATAGGGGACGTCGCGATCACGAACGGGGAGGCGCCGAATCCGCGAGGTTCGTACCGCCGTTTGAGCGGCTTCGATCTTCGCGCCCTGTTCTCGGCCATGGAAGAGCTTGCCGAATCGAATTCCGAAGCGCGGCTTTCCCTTGCCGGCACGCAAGGGAAAGCGGGGCTCGCGCATATGCCGGGCGCGCCCATGGATGAAGGCTGGCTCCAACCTTTGGACGGTGCCGCTTCGACCCATATCCTCAAAACGGGATCTCTTCCCGACATCCCGCTGCTCGAGTACCTGTGCATGAAAGCGGCGGCCGCATGCGGGATCGCCGTCGCACCAGTGCATCTGCTCGACTTCGGGAGGCCGGTACTATGCGTCGAACGCTACGACCGACGGCAACTTCGAGACCGAGGAGAGCCAGTCGTTTCAAGGCTTCATCAGGAAGACCTCTCACAAGCGTTCGGGGTGCCGCCCGAAGCGAAATACCGCGAGCTCGAGCCCTCCACCGCCGCAGCGGTCGGCTCGTTCATCCGGATGCGATCCTCTCGCCCTATCGAGGATCTGGAAGCGTTTGCGCGGATCACGTGCTTCAACTACCTCGTAGGCAACTGCGACAATCACTTGAAGAACCTGTCGATCCTGTACACGAGCACCTGGAAGAGCTTCCGGCTTGCGCCTGCGTACGACCTCGTTTCGACAACTCGGTTCGAACGGTTCTCGCGATCGATGGGGATGAGGATCGGATCGGCATCGGTCATCGACGACGTCTCGCCTAGCAGCATTTTGGAATTCGGCTCCGCGATCGGCGTGGATCGCAAGGACATCGCGCGTATCTGCGCCGAACTCGCGAGCAGTGTACCCAGCGCCATCGAAATCGCAGGTGAAACCGCTCCTGCATTCGAAGCCTTGCCGTACGCAGCCTGGGACATGCGCGAAGACATGGGCGAGCGGATGCGCGTGCTTGAAGAAGTCGCCGGCTGA
- a CDS encoding TatD family hydrolase — protein MQRPSCHPGRSAQRGVEGSRAASASALFDLHCHLDFDPDTRAAAQVLAELGMGAFSTTVTPEGYERARGLLEPFGNVRVGLGLHPWWIADGRLGPQDVALFERLAKDERFIGEVGLDFGRDRAETRDAQVAAFERVARACAGGGKVLSIHAVKAAGEALDVLERAGALVGNACIFHWFSGASDELQRAVRAGCFFSINPRMLASKRGRAYAQAVPAERLLLETDAPSQAGERYDAPAEAARLAAMLEALADLRRTPRDDLAARIARTSRQLFASA, from the coding sequence GTGCAGCGCCCGTCTTGTCATCCTGGGCGCAGCGCGCAGCGCGGAGTCGAAGGATCTCGAGCGGCGTCAGCCAGTGCGCTGTTCGACCTGCACTGTCACCTGGACTTCGATCCCGACACGCGGGCGGCTGCCCAGGTGCTGGCCGAGCTCGGCATGGGCGCGTTCTCGACGACGGTGACGCCGGAGGGCTACGAGCGGGCGCGCGGGCTGCTGGAGCCGTTCGGCAACGTGCGTGTGGGGCTGGGCCTGCACCCGTGGTGGATCGCCGACGGCCGCTTGGGCCCGCAGGACGTGGCGCTGTTCGAGCGGTTGGCGAAGGACGAGCGCTTCATCGGGGAAGTCGGCCTCGACTTCGGCCGCGATCGCGCCGAGACGCGCGATGCGCAGGTCGCGGCGTTCGAGCGCGTGGCGCGGGCGTGCGCAGGCGGCGGCAAGGTGCTGTCGATCCACGCCGTGAAGGCTGCGGGCGAGGCGCTCGACGTGCTGGAGCGCGCGGGCGCGCTGGTGGGAAACGCCTGCATCTTCCATTGGTTCTCGGGCGCGTCCGATGAGCTGCAGCGCGCCGTCCGCGCCGGCTGCTTCTTCTCGATCAACCCGCGCATGCTGGCGTCGAAGCGCGGCCGTGCCTACGCCCAGGCCGTCCCGGCAGAGCGCCTGCTGCTGGAAACCGACGCCCCGTCCCAGGCGGGCGAGCGCTACGATGCGCCCGCCGAAGCCGCTCGGCTCGCCGCCATGCTCGAAGCCCTCGCCGACCTACGTCGCACGCCCCGCGACGACCTTGCCGCCCGTATCGCGCGGACCAGCCGGCAGCTTTTCGCCTCCGCCTGA
- a CDS encoding tRNA threonylcarbamoyladenosine dehydratase, which produces MTATGDTATSKLELIMGRDGLARLADSTVMVLGVGGVGSNCVEALARGGVGRLIVVDHDVVQASNINRQAIAFRSTIGRKKVDVARAMIADINPEAQVEALDRFVLAEDVPEFLDAYADRVDYVVDAIDTISAKLAVAQYADAHGVRLVSSMGAANKLRPEAFRFADVFDTVNCPLCRIMRKEARKRGIRRLRVLYSCEQPVPVPVREGAERRERSNLGTASFVPPIMGQMIAGEVLCALAGVGAHAGEEHA; this is translated from the coding sequence ATGACGGCAACCGGCGACACCGCCACCTCGAAACTGGAACTGATCATGGGACGCGACGGCCTGGCGCGCCTCGCGGATTCCACCGTCATGGTGCTGGGCGTGGGCGGCGTGGGCTCGAACTGCGTCGAGGCGCTGGCGCGCGGCGGCGTGGGGCGGCTCATCGTGGTGGACCACGACGTGGTGCAGGCCAGCAACATCAACCGCCAGGCCATCGCGTTTCGCAGCACCATCGGCCGTAAGAAGGTGGACGTGGCGCGCGCGATGATCGCCGACATCAACCCCGAGGCGCAGGTGGAGGCGCTCGACCGGTTCGTGCTGGCCGAGGACGTGCCCGAATTCCTGGACGCCTACGCCGACAGGGTGGACTACGTGGTGGACGCCATCGACACGATCTCGGCAAAGCTGGCCGTCGCGCAGTACGCCGATGCGCACGGCGTGCGCCTCGTCAGCAGCATGGGAGCGGCCAACAAGCTGCGGCCCGAAGCTTTCCGGTTCGCCGACGTGTTCGACACGGTGAACTGCCCGCTGTGCCGAATCATGCGCAAGGAGGCGCGCAAACGCGGCATCCGCCGCCTGCGCGTGCTGTACTCGTGCGAGCAGCCCGTGCCGGTGCCCGTGCGCGAGGGTGCGGAGCGCCGCGAGCGGTCGAACCTGGGCACCGCCTCGTTCGTGCCGCCCATCATGGGCCAGATGATAGCCGGCGAGGTGCTGTGCGCGCTCGCAGGCGTTGGCGCGCATGCGGGGGAGGAGCACGCATGA
- a CDS encoding DUF6933 domain-containing protein gives MEFGITIPMQRHVGLPRPPYGEVDDLLFCWEAHRIALGGCDMLLLANASNRFAAFACMQPGEWRDWERSAVLALRASLAACGFAEGSIDAYLFFGGIPVVTRTHGRRPVAFMNVLVDKLLPLALPLPSDEGEPFPHELCRLANEHMACKAAGFEGIGLPAERFAADLARLGIGRAR, from the coding sequence GTGGAATTCGGCATCACCATACCCATGCAGCGCCATGTGGGCCTGCCGCGCCCGCCGTACGGCGAGGTGGACGACCTGCTGTTCTGCTGGGAGGCGCACCGCATAGCCCTGGGAGGTTGCGATATGCTGCTGCTGGCGAACGCGAGCAACCGCTTCGCCGCGTTCGCGTGCATGCAGCCCGGGGAGTGGCGCGACTGGGAGCGCTCGGCGGTGTTGGCGCTGCGCGCGTCGCTGGCGGCATGCGGCTTCGCCGAGGGTTCGATCGACGCGTACCTGTTCTTCGGCGGGATTCCGGTCGTGACGCGCACGCACGGCCGGCGCCCCGTGGCGTTCATGAACGTGCTGGTGGACAAGCTGCTGCCGCTGGCGCTTCCCCTTCCGTCCGACGAGGGCGAGCCGTTCCCGCACGAGCTGTGCCGCCTCGCCAACGAGCATATGGCGTGCAAGGCGGCCGGCTTCGAGGGTATCGGCCTGCCGGCCGAGCGCTTCGCGGCCGACCTCGCGCGTCTGGGAATCGGGCGGGCGCGGTAG
- a CDS encoding DUF92 domain-containing protein, producing MMGDVMENLIGLGVSLAYVLAVLGASSLAARRGASSEATRKFVHIALGGWWLIAARFFDSPLWAAALPAAFILVNAFAYRRQKLSFMGRDGGEDTPGTVYYAVSLTALALFSFGIGTPYVGALGFFCMAFGDGFAAVLGKRFGRRVLVGCCGKTLVGSATMLAVSFASCAVVLMAPPPFGAGGILGAPGGAFAPLGSLAASLLAAALLAAVAAAIEAFSVEGLDNLFVPLGVSALYAVLFLPAAAYTPALAGLLLSGAVALASFRLRLLTVAGGLGAVAVGTLAFAIGGWPLWLLLMWFFGSSNVASKLMALSAVKRNGGAPASRKHSGPRTLRQVLANSVPFLACALAYTATGEPWLLLLASGALAASTADTWASEVGVYSRRPPVNILTREPMQRGLSGGVSPLGLAATVVGAVTSAFLAMLLFHAFGYAIPTGPDAFFFIIACGVVGSLVDSVLGVVMQAKYRCPNDAEGGLVETPPCGAQAALVSGYAWVTNDAVNLMSGIAVVLLGLLVVV from the coding sequence ATGATGGGCGACGTGATGGAGAACCTGATCGGCTTGGGCGTCTCGCTCGCGTACGTACTGGCGGTGCTGGGAGCGTCCAGCCTGGCCGCGCGGCGTGGCGCGTCGTCGGAGGCAACCCGCAAGTTCGTGCATATCGCGTTGGGCGGCTGGTGGCTCATCGCGGCCCGGTTCTTCGATTCGCCTCTGTGGGCGGCGGCGCTTCCTGCTGCGTTCATCCTTGTGAACGCGTTTGCGTACCGTCGGCAGAAGCTGTCGTTCATGGGACGCGACGGCGGCGAGGACACGCCGGGCACGGTGTACTACGCGGTGTCGCTGACGGCGCTCGCGCTGTTCTCGTTCGGTATCGGCACGCCGTACGTGGGCGCGCTCGGCTTCTTCTGTATGGCGTTCGGCGACGGGTTCGCAGCTGTGCTGGGCAAGCGGTTCGGACGACGCGTGCTGGTGGGATGCTGCGGGAAGACGCTGGTGGGAAGCGCGACCATGCTGGCGGTGAGCTTCGCTTCCTGCGCCGTCGTGCTGATGGCGCCGCCGCCTTTCGGTGCGGGCGGCATCCTGGGCGCGCCGGGCGGCGCGTTCGCCCCGCTGGGCTCGCTCGCGGCGTCGCTTCTGGCCGCGGCCCTGCTGGCCGCGGTCGCCGCTGCCATCGAGGCGTTCTCGGTGGAGGGGCTCGACAACCTGTTCGTGCCGCTGGGCGTGTCGGCGCTGTACGCGGTGCTGTTCCTGCCCGCAGCCGCCTACACGCCCGCGCTCGCGGGATTGCTGCTGTCGGGCGCGGTGGCGCTCGCGTCGTTTCGGCTGCGGCTGCTCACCGTGGCCGGCGGCCTCGGCGCCGTGGCGGTGGGCACGCTCGCGTTCGCTATCGGCGGGTGGCCGCTGTGGCTGCTGCTCATGTGGTTCTTCGGCAGCTCGAACGTCGCGTCGAAGCTGATGGCGCTTTCGGCGGTCAAGCGGAACGGCGGGGCGCCCGCTTCGCGTAAGCACAGCGGCCCGCGTACGTTGCGGCAGGTGCTGGCGAACAGCGTGCCGTTCCTCGCGTGCGCGCTGGCGTATACGGCGACGGGGGAGCCGTGGCTGCTGCTTCTGGCGTCCGGCGCTCTGGCGGCCAGCACGGCCGACACGTGGGCGTCGGAGGTGGGCGTGTACAGCCGCCGGCCGCCGGTGAACATCCTCACGCGCGAGCCCATGCAGCGCGGGCTTTCGGGCGGCGTGAGCCCGTTGGGTCTCGCGGCCACCGTGGTGGGAGCCGTAACCTCGGCGTTTCTGGCCATGCTGCTGTTCCATGCGTTCGGCTACGCGATTCCCACCGGGCCCGACGCGTTCTTCTTCATCATCGCGTGCGGCGTCGTGGGCTCGCTCGTGGACAGCGTGCTGGGCGTGGTCATGCAAGCGAAGTACCGCTGTCCGAACGACGCTGAGGGAGGGCTTGTGGAAACGCCGCCGTGCGGGGCCCAGGCCGCGCTCGTGTCCGGCTACGCCTGGGTCACGAACGATGCCGTCAACCTCATGAGCGGCATCGCCGTCGTGCTGCTCGGCCTGCTCGTAGTGGTGTAG